One stretch of Bosea vaviloviae DNA includes these proteins:
- a CDS encoding aspartate aminotransferase family protein, with amino-acid sequence MSMPAFKTDAAPARPKLYSVEEAKQLDATTVRELFTAHVNPGQVHFLKLLGFDKIIVDRAQGMHYITRDGRKILDFFGGFCSVAFGHNHPRIVAARQKFQDENRHEICMAFMSQYASALAANLATIAPGDLDMVFLGSTGSEAMEAALKVAEQAQGPARSKILHAANSFHGKTKGVLSVTDSTLYQSQFKLVENRVKVPFGDIEAVRQALESDPAIGIVVMETIQGGGGIVEAPEGFWRELRALCDKHGVLWVADEVQCGLGRTGQFFAFERDGVVPDVTALAKALGGSKAAMGAMIARREIYMKAYGKPKTALIHAQATFGGMGEACISAIEALNVLYEEDLMGNAQRQGDYLIEKLNGLRAKHPSLLKEIRGRGLMIGIEFNDISETMPFGLKHMVALLDDKLKGSLCGFIGALLLKDYDMLVAFTEYNRNVIRLEPPLIVTREQCDEFIAALDDLLSRGITKIVTDYLRKVAVAKG; translated from the coding sequence ATGAGCATGCCCGCTTTCAAGACCGACGCTGCGCCTGCTCGCCCGAAGCTCTACAGCGTCGAGGAAGCCAAGCAGCTCGACGCCACGACCGTGCGCGAGCTCTTCACCGCCCATGTCAATCCGGGTCAGGTGCATTTCCTGAAACTGCTTGGCTTCGACAAGATCATCGTCGATCGCGCCCAGGGCATGCATTACATCACCCGCGACGGCCGCAAGATCCTCGATTTCTTCGGCGGCTTCTGCTCGGTCGCCTTCGGCCACAACCATCCGCGCATCGTCGCGGCGCGGCAGAAATTCCAGGACGAGAACCGCCATGAGATCTGCATGGCCTTCATGTCGCAATACGCCTCGGCACTCGCCGCCAACCTCGCCACGATCGCGCCCGGCGACCTCGACATGGTCTTCCTCGGCTCCACCGGCTCGGAGGCGATGGAGGCCGCGCTGAAGGTCGCCGAACAGGCGCAGGGACCGGCGCGCTCGAAAATCCTGCACGCGGCGAACTCCTTCCACGGCAAGACCAAGGGCGTGCTCTCGGTCACGGATTCCACGCTCTACCAGTCGCAGTTCAAGCTGGTCGAGAACCGGGTCAAGGTGCCCTTCGGCGACATCGAAGCCGTGCGCCAGGCACTGGAAAGCGATCCCGCGATCGGCATCGTCGTGATGGAGACGATCCAGGGCGGCGGCGGCATCGTCGAGGCGCCGGAGGGTTTCTGGCGCGAATTACGCGCGCTCTGCGACAAGCACGGCGTGCTCTGGGTCGCCGACGAGGTCCAGTGCGGTCTCGGCCGCACCGGCCAGTTCTTCGCCTTCGAGCGCGACGGCGTCGTGCCGGACGTGACCGCACTCGCCAAGGCGCTTGGCGGCTCCAAGGCGGCGATGGGCGCGATGATCGCCCGCCGCGAGATCTACATGAAGGCCTATGGCAAGCCCAAGACCGCGCTGATCCATGCCCAGGCGACGTTCGGTGGCATGGGCGAGGCCTGCATCTCGGCGATCGAGGCGCTGAACGTGCTCTATGAGGAAGACCTCATGGGCAACGCCCAGCGTCAGGGCGACTATCTCATCGAGAAGCTCAACGGCCTGCGCGCGAAACATCCGAGCCTGCTCAAGGAGATCCGCGGGCGCGGCCTGATGATCGGCATCGAGTTCAACGACATCAGCGAGACCATGCCGTTTGGCCTCAAGCACATGGTCGCATTGCTCGACGACAAGCTGAAAGGCTCGCTCTGCGGCTTCATCGGCGCGCTGCTGCTGAAGGACTACGACATGCTCGTCGCCTTCACCGAATACAATCGCAACGTCATCCGCCTGGAGCCGCCGCTGATCGTCACCCGCGAGCAATGCGACGAATTCATCGCGGCGCTCGACGATCTGCTCTCGCGCGGCATCACCAAGATCGTCACCGACTATCTGCGCAAGGTCGCGGTGGCGAAGGGCTGA
- a CDS encoding FtsX-like permease family protein — protein sequence MNPFPMVWADIRALRWTPLAIIVLVALAVAVGVAIGAQERALRRSSAAAAEDFDLLIGAPGSQTQLLMSAVYLQPDAVPLMDGRLLNTLAQDERVAGVAPIAFGDVSKGYVIVGTTAAFAGRWGRLTPAQGRLFAREGEAVLGADVSYGLGDRITPSHGVFGATVRPGVAHEDEAGHRHAGHDYVAVGRLPRLGSPWDRAILVPVESVWEIHGLANGHAVDDGRIGPPFDGPRIPGVPALVVKPRSVAGAYALRAQYRQGGTMAFFPAEVLVTLYRALGDVRKVLVAASFLNALLILAAVLLLLIAVAGLRRRRYAILRALGAPRGYVLLVVWLGMAGLIGAGCVAGLLAGAVLTTALSGVIAGQTGLRLVFAIESQEIAFVAALLLVGSAITLVPALMSYRAPAVAGLRD from the coding sequence ATGAACCCGTTCCCGATGGTCTGGGCCGATATCCGGGCCCTGCGCTGGACGCCGCTGGCGATCATCGTGCTGGTGGCGCTCGCGGTCGCCGTTGGGGTGGCGATCGGGGCGCAGGAGCGGGCTTTGCGACGCAGTTCGGCTGCCGCGGCCGAGGATTTCGACCTGCTGATCGGCGCGCCGGGCAGCCAGACGCAATTGCTGATGTCGGCGGTCTATCTCCAGCCGGATGCGGTGCCGCTGATGGACGGACGCTTGCTCAATACGCTGGCGCAGGATGAGCGCGTCGCCGGCGTCGCGCCGATCGCCTTCGGCGATGTCAGCAAGGGCTATGTGATCGTGGGCACCACGGCGGCCTTTGCCGGCCGCTGGGGGCGGCTCACGCCCGCGCAGGGGCGGCTCTTCGCGAGGGAGGGCGAGGCGGTGCTGGGGGCCGATGTCAGCTATGGCCTCGGCGACCGTATCACGCCGTCGCATGGCGTCTTCGGCGCAACCGTGCGTCCGGGCGTGGCGCATGAGGACGAGGCCGGGCATCGCCATGCCGGTCACGATTATGTCGCGGTCGGGCGCTTGCCGCGCCTCGGCTCGCCCTGGGACCGGGCGATCCTGGTGCCGGTCGAGAGCGTCTGGGAGATCCATGGCCTCGCCAATGGCCACGCCGTGGATGACGGGAGGATCGGGCCGCCCTTCGACGGGCCGCGTATCCCCGGCGTGCCGGCCCTTGTCGTCAAGCCGCGCAGCGTCGCCGGCGCCTATGCCTTGCGGGCGCAATATCGCCAGGGCGGCACGATGGCGTTCTTTCCCGCCGAGGTGCTGGTCACGCTCTACCGCGCGCTCGGCGATGTCCGCAAGGTCCTGGTCGCCGCCTCCTTCCTCAATGCGCTCCTGATCCTGGCGGCGGTCCTGTTGCTATTGATCGCGGTCGCGGGCCTGCGGCGGCGGCGCTATGCGATCCTGCGGGCGCTGGGCGCGCCGCGCGGCTATGTGCTGCTGGTCGTCTGGCTGGGCATGGCCGGGCTGATCGGTGCGGGCTGTGTCGCGGGCCTGCTGGCCGGCGCGGTGCTGACGACAGCGCTGTCGGGCGTCATCGCCGGGCAGACCGGACTGCGGCTCGTCTTCGCGATCGAGAGCCAGGAGATCGCCTTCGTGGCGGCGCTGCTTCTTGTCGGCAGCGCGATCACGCTGGTGCCGGCGCTGATGTCCTATCGCGCTCCGGCGGTCGCCGGCCTGCGCGACTGA
- a CDS encoding NAD-dependent epimerase/dehydratase family protein produces MKHIIIGGDGFVGSHLAADLAAMGEEVLVADIVKSGHAHYAKVPFQHIDVTSAESVNAIPLAKDDLVYNLSAKMLSPIVTRKERHDFFWPVNYHGTANILAWMEKNGANKLVHFTTDMIYGHSVTVPQDETHPAKPLGEYGESKLATETLAQGYREKGFQIPIFRPRLIIGPGRLGILVKLFTLIDMNLPVPMIGSGKNPYQFISVFDCASACIAAWKAGFPNSAYNLGSDDPPPVKKLLGDLITHAGSKSILLPTPAPLVKLTLNTLDWINLPIMDPEQYMIADEICILDTSKAKRELGWMPKHRDEDMLLAAYTEYRKSKDIRNQAQRSLAA; encoded by the coding sequence ATGAAACATATCATCATCGGCGGAGACGGCTTCGTCGGCTCGCACCTGGCAGCGGATCTCGCGGCCATGGGCGAGGAGGTGCTGGTCGCCGACATCGTCAAGAGCGGCCATGCGCATTACGCCAAGGTGCCGTTCCAGCACATCGACGTGACCAGCGCCGAGAGCGTGAACGCCATCCCGCTCGCCAAAGACGACCTCGTCTACAACCTCTCGGCCAAGATGCTTTCGCCCATCGTGACCCGCAAGGAGCGCCACGATTTCTTCTGGCCGGTGAACTATCACGGCACCGCCAATATCCTGGCCTGGATGGAGAAGAACGGCGCCAACAAGCTCGTCCACTTCACCACGGACATGATCTACGGCCATTCCGTCACCGTGCCGCAGGACGAGACCCATCCCGCCAAGCCGCTCGGCGAATATGGCGAGAGCAAGCTCGCCACCGAGACGCTGGCGCAGGGTTATCGCGAAAAAGGCTTCCAGATCCCGATCTTCCGGCCGCGCCTGATCATCGGGCCGGGCCGGCTCGGCATCCTGGTCAAGCTGTTCACGCTGATCGACATGAACCTGCCGGTGCCGATGATCGGCTCGGGTAAAAACCCCTATCAGTTCATCTCGGTGTTCGACTGCGCCAGCGCCTGCATAGCGGCCTGGAAGGCCGGCTTCCCCAACAGCGCCTATAATCTCGGCTCGGACGATCCGCCCCCGGTGAAGAAGCTGCTCGGCGACCTGATCACGCATGCCGGCTCGAAATCGATCCTGCTGCCGACGCCGGCGCCGCTGGTCAAGCTGACGCTGAACACGCTCGACTGGATCAACCTGCCGATCATGGACCCGGAGCAGTACATGATCGCCGACGAGATCTGCATTCTCGACACCTCCAAGGCCAAGCGCGAGCTCGGCTGGATGCCCAAGCACCGCGACGAGGATATGCTGCTCGCCGCCTACACCGAATACCGCAAGAGCAAAGACATCCGGAATCAGGCGCAGAGGAGCCTCGCAGCATGA
- a CDS encoding VOC family protein: MLGHLSFGVRDLNAAITFYDAALGPLGLIRVWTAPDAAGYGPPGGGDLLALKLRPQTSPPGPGFHLAFNAPTRAAVDAFHAAALLAGGRDNGAPDLRLHYGPSYYAAFVIAPEGWNLEAVCQATS; the protein is encoded by the coding sequence ATGCTCGGCCATCTCTCCTTCGGCGTCCGCGATCTCAACGCCGCCATCACCTTCTATGATGCGGCGCTTGGCCCGCTCGGGCTGATCCGCGTCTGGACCGCTCCGGATGCCGCCGGCTATGGGCCGCCGGGCGGCGGCGACCTGCTGGCACTGAAACTGCGGCCGCAAACCTCCCCGCCGGGGCCGGGTTTCCACCTCGCCTTCAATGCGCCGACGCGCGCCGCGGTCGATGCCTTCCACGCTGCGGCGCTTTTGGCCGGCGGGCGCGACAATGGCGCGCCCGACCTGCGCCTGCATTACGGGCCGAGCTACTACGCCGCCTTCGTCATCGCTCCCGAGGGCTGGAATCTCGAGGCCGTCTGTCAGGCGACGAGTTGA
- the cynS gene encoding cyanase: MKREELTEKILDIKREKGWSWKYITGEIGGMSEMLIVGALLGQMKLVKPLAEKAATLFGLTENEKRMLNEVPYRGTGTPMPPTDPLIYRFYEMVMVNGPAWKALIEEEFGDGIMSAIDFNIEFEREPNPKGDRVKIAMSGKFLPYKYYGNEQGIPDYGFKEA; this comes from the coding sequence ATGAAGCGCGAAGAGCTCACCGAGAAGATCCTCGACATCAAGCGCGAGAAGGGCTGGAGCTGGAAATACATCACCGGGGAAATCGGCGGCATGTCGGAGATGCTGATCGTCGGCGCGCTCCTGGGCCAGATGAAGCTGGTCAAGCCTTTGGCGGAGAAGGCTGCGACCCTGTTCGGCCTCACCGAGAACGAGAAGCGGATGCTCAACGAGGTGCCGTATCGCGGCACCGGCACGCCGATGCCGCCGACCGACCCGCTGATCTACCGCTTCTACGAGATGGTGATGGTCAATGGTCCGGCCTGGAAGGCGTTGATCGAGGAGGAGTTCGGCGACGGCATCATGTCGGCGATCGACTTCAACATCGAATTCGAGCGCGAGCCGAACCCGAAGGGCGACCGCGTCAAGATCGCAATGTCGGGCAAGTTCCTGCCGTATAAATATTACGGCAACGAGCAGGGCATTCCCGATTACGGCTTCAAGGAAGCGTAG
- a CDS encoding ABC transporter ATP-binding protein yields the protein MPAFTSLDRRPATAARALQLTGIRLDHRGGDGRPFRVLDLAGLAIPAGARVGLRGASGSGKTSLLHLVAGLIRPDAGSVSWGDMVVSDLSIGARDRWRQATLGFVFQDFHLIPELDVAANITLPLTFSHWRIGPAEHERAAMLAARMGLTDLRRKAGVLSRGEQQRVAIARAVLLQPALILADEPTASLDAAHAAEVGALLVEVATETGATLICASHDTALLARMDRRVELAAVPVVPVESAA from the coding sequence ATGCCAGCTTTCACGTCGCTTGACCGGCGGCCCGCAACTGCGGCGCGGGCGCTGCAGTTGACCGGGATCAGGCTCGACCATCGCGGCGGCGATGGCCGACCCTTCCGAGTGCTCGATCTTGCCGGCCTGGCGATTCCAGCCGGCGCACGGGTGGGTCTGCGCGGCGCCTCGGGCTCGGGCAAGACCTCGCTCCTGCATCTCGTCGCCGGGCTGATCCGGCCCGATGCCGGTTCGGTCAGCTGGGGCGACATGGTCGTCTCGGACCTATCGATCGGCGCCCGCGACCGTTGGCGCCAGGCGACGCTGGGCTTCGTCTTCCAGGATTTCCACCTGATCCCCGAGCTCGACGTCGCGGCGAACATCACCTTGCCACTGACCTTCTCGCATTGGCGGATCGGGCCGGCCGAACATGAGCGGGCGGCGATGCTCGCGGCCCGGATGGGGCTGACCGATCTCAGGCGCAAGGCCGGCGTCCTGTCGCGCGGCGAGCAGCAGCGCGTGGCGATCGCGCGCGCGGTGCTGCTCCAGCCGGCGCTGATCCTCGCTGACGAGCCGACAGCCAGCCTCGACGCCGCCCATGCGGCCGAGGTCGGAGCGCTCCTGGTCGAGGTTGCGACCGAGACCGGCGCCACCCTGATCTGCGCCTCGCATGATACGGCGCTGCTGGCGCGGATGGACCGGCGCGTCGAGCTTGCCGCAGTGCCCGTCGTGCCGGTCGAGAGCGCGGCATGA
- a CDS encoding alkaline phosphatase: protein MRAQKWLMTILATGLAGATPALSQTIYPINRAEILEGSRFDFKVEFPNAPTSADVKVTINGKPAADIFGKPTAFTQNEEGQKHSALWLRGATLPAGNYVVEATQGANKATVKWEVFATAQPRRAKNVILFIGDGMSVAHRTAARIMSKGWEEGRFNGELAIDDMPNMALISTSGSDSIVTDSANSAHAYTTGHKSCVNALGVYCAKNALTLDHPKVETISEVIKRRSKMTIGVVTNAEIEDATPAAMVAHTRRRSDYNDIVKMFYDVKPDVIMGGGSPNFLPKTTPGSKRTDDLDFIAQFKAAGYTIATTKTEMNAAAASGTKKLLGLYNTSNVDGAFDLRLAKKGSVAKFPDQPDVAEQTRAAIDMLKSNEDGFFLMVESGRIDKYSHSLDWERAVFDTIMLDNAVKIAKDFAGERNDTLIIVVPDHTHAVSLVGTYDDERPGQLLRDKLGTYADSKAPNYGPLDADGYPTNVNTSRRLAVVFGTYPDTCDTGRPFMDGERVPALKSADGKTNVANEADCTGPLATRKAGNLPFDANSGVHSGDDGILTAMGPGAEKFRGHKPNTYVFRVMAEALALGGE, encoded by the coding sequence ATGCGCGCGCAAAAATGGCTGATGACGATCCTGGCGACAGGGCTTGCCGGGGCCACTCCCGCGCTGTCTCAGACGATCTACCCGATCAACCGGGCTGAGATCCTCGAGGGCTCGCGCTTCGATTTCAAGGTCGAGTTCCCCAACGCGCCGACCTCGGCCGATGTGAAGGTCACGATCAACGGCAAGCCCGCCGCCGATATCTTCGGCAAGCCGACCGCCTTCACCCAGAACGAGGAAGGCCAGAAGCATTCGGCGCTGTGGCTGCGTGGCGCGACGCTGCCGGCCGGCAACTACGTCGTCGAGGCGACGCAAGGTGCAAACAAGGCGACGGTGAAATGGGAGGTCTTCGCGACGGCCCAGCCGCGCCGGGCCAAGAACGTCATCCTGTTCATCGGCGATGGCATGTCGGTGGCGCATCGCACTGCAGCGCGGATCATGTCCAAGGGCTGGGAAGAGGGCCGCTTCAATGGCGAGCTCGCCATCGACGACATGCCGAACATGGCGCTGATCTCGACCTCGGGCAGCGATTCCATCGTCACCGACAGCGCCAACAGCGCCCATGCCTACACCACGGGCCACAAATCCTGCGTCAACGCGCTCGGCGTCTACTGCGCCAAGAACGCGCTGACGCTGGACCATCCCAAGGTCGAGACCATCTCGGAAGTGATCAAGCGCCGCAGCAAGATGACGATCGGCGTCGTCACCAATGCCGAGATCGAGGATGCGACGCCCGCCGCCATGGTCGCCCATACCCGCCGGCGCTCGGATTACAACGACATCGTCAAGATGTTCTATGACGTGAAGCCCGACGTGATCATGGGCGGCGGATCGCCGAACTTCCTGCCCAAGACGACACCGGGCTCCAAGCGCACCGACGATCTCGACTTCATCGCCCAGTTCAAGGCGGCCGGCTACACGATCGCCACGACCAAGACCGAGATGAATGCGGCTGCCGCGTCCGGCACCAAGAAGCTGCTCGGCCTCTACAACACCAGCAATGTCGACGGCGCCTTCGATCTGCGCCTCGCCAAGAAGGGCAGCGTCGCCAAGTTCCCCGACCAGCCCGACGTCGCCGAGCAGACCAGGGCCGCGATCGACATGCTGAAGAGCAATGAGGACGGCTTCTTCCTGATGGTCGAGTCCGGCCGCATCGACAAATACAGCCACTCGCTGGATTGGGAGCGGGCCGTGTTCGACACGATCATGCTCGACAATGCCGTCAAGATCGCCAAGGACTTTGCCGGTGAGCGCAACGATACGCTGATCATCGTCGTGCCGGATCATACCCATGCGGTCTCGCTCGTCGGCACCTATGACGACGAGCGCCCGGGCCAGCTCCTGCGCGACAAGCTCGGCACCTATGCCGACTCCAAGGCGCCGAATTATGGCCCGCTCGACGCCGATGGCTATCCGACCAACGTCAACACCTCGCGCCGTCTCGCCGTGGTCTTCGGCACCTATCCCGACACCTGCGATACCGGTCGCCCCTTCATGGATGGCGAGCGCGTTCCGGCGCTGAAGAGCGCCGACGGCAAGACCAATGTCGCCAACGAGGCCGATTGCACCGGACCGCTGGCGACGCGCAAGGCCGGCAACCTGCCCTTCGACGCGAATTCGGGTGTGCATTCGGGCGATGACGGCATCTTGACCGCCATGGGCCCGGGCGCCGAGAAATTCCGCGGCCACAAGCCCAACACCTATGTCTTCCGCGTGATGGCGGAAGCGCTGGCGCTGGGCGGCGAGTGA